In Ectothiorhodospiraceae bacterium 2226, a single window of DNA contains:
- a CDS encoding transcriptional repressor, with protein MAKFQDITPSTRRVIELLQAHGIQPTQQRVDIGEILFAQPQHMSAEQVLTLVNQDQPGSVSKATVYNTLGLFAEKGLVREVIVDPSKVFYDSNTSDHHHFYNVDTGALTDVDAEHVAVTRLPQLPDGTEAAGVDIIIRIRSAHAPR; from the coding sequence ATGGCCAAATTTCAGGACATTACGCCCAGCACCCGCCGCGTGATCGAGCTGCTGCAGGCGCACGGCATCCAGCCGACCCAGCAGCGCGTCGATATCGGCGAGATCCTGTTCGCCCAGCCGCAGCATATGTCGGCCGAACAGGTGCTTACGCTGGTCAACCAGGACCAGCCCGGCAGCGTCTCCAAGGCCACCGTGTACAACACGCTGGGCCTGTTCGCCGAGAAAGGCCTGGTGCGCGAAGTGATCGTGGACCCCAGCAAGGTGTTCTACGACTCCAACACCAGCGATCACCATCATTTCTACAACGTCGACACCGGCGCGCTCACCGACGTGGACGCCGAGCATGTCGCGGTCACGCGCCTGCCGCAGTTGCCGGACGGCACCGAGGCCGCAGGCGTCGACATCATCATCCGTATCCGCAGCGCCCACGCCCCCCGCTGA
- the pilV gene encoding type IV pilus modification protein PilV, with amino-acid sequence MRMRGFTLIEILVALLVVALGILGIAGLQVRAQQSALEAQQRTQALMIVEDMVERMRSVGRSFAPCHAEALGDNTLGAGNDDDYTCTWGGDLRHHVTTNLAEWDALLKGAAVQTEDDNDAGAMVGARGCIRYDDATEEYTVAVAWQGMLPTAVPDDECATGAYGDDDRLRRVVSYRFRIAHLD; translated from the coding sequence ATGAGAATGCGCGGCTTCACCCTGATCGAGATCCTGGTGGCGCTGTTGGTGGTCGCGCTCGGCATCCTCGGCATCGCCGGGCTGCAGGTACGCGCGCAGCAAAGCGCGCTGGAGGCTCAGCAGCGTACGCAGGCACTGATGATCGTGGAGGACATGGTCGAGCGCATGCGCAGCGTGGGACGCAGCTTCGCCCCCTGCCACGCGGAAGCACTGGGCGATAACACACTCGGCGCCGGCAACGACGATGACTACACCTGCACCTGGGGCGGCGACCTGCGTCACCACGTCACCACGAACCTAGCCGAATGGGACGCCCTGCTCAAAGGCGCCGCCGTCCAGACCGAGGACGACAACGACGCCGGCGCCATGGTCGGCGCCCGCGGCTGCATCCGCTACGACGACGCGACGGAAGAATACACCGTGGCGGTGGCTTGGCAAGGCATGCTCCCTACCGCCGTACCCGATGACGAGTGCGCAACGGGTGCCTATGGCGATGATGACCGCCTGCGCCGGGTGGTCAGCTACCGCTTCCGCATCGCGCATCTGGACTGA
- a CDS encoding AAA family ATPase, which produces MSEPEEWSPAAAQRLTTGVAGLDEILHGGLIEGSAYLVQGAPGTGKTILANQLCFSLARQGGQALYLTLLSETHDRLISHLADMSFYDRNAVSRGVYYASGFGAFEREGLAGILRLMRTESRARGATLLVLDGLFVLEDASVSEVAFRRFVYDVTIFAQLTGMTVLLLTNSRRGAGCPEYTLVDGWIELGADLKDLRTYRYLHVHKFRGSAFSEGRHMLTISQAGLRVLPRLESEHLPQTPEDARDPRERMRYATGIEGLDRMFGGGIPQYSTTLLVGPTGIGKTAFGLHFMSQCTTEDPGLIFSFFENAVELCEKAADFGIDLEPLLASGALSIRREPSIERLLDELAYDLLEEVRGRGVKRLFVEGVEAFHQAAVYPERLGRFLTELTTRLRAAGVTSMYTLEVPELMGGEQAIKVGPVSAVAHNIVLLRYVELQSETRRSIAIMKARESRFDAKIREYRLTDEGIRIESPFAHPEDVLTGHPHRRRGRE; this is translated from the coding sequence ATGAGCGAACCGGAGGAGTGGTCACCCGCCGCGGCGCAGCGGCTGACGACCGGCGTCGCGGGGCTCGACGAGATCCTGCACGGCGGACTGATCGAGGGATCGGCCTACCTGGTGCAGGGCGCGCCGGGGACCGGCAAGACCATCCTGGCCAACCAGCTATGCTTCTCTCTCGCGCGCCAGGGCGGTCAGGCGCTGTACCTCACGCTGCTCTCCGAGACGCACGATCGACTCATCTCTCACCTAGCCGACATGAGCTTCTATGACCGGAATGCCGTGTCGAGGGGGGTTTATTACGCCAGCGGCTTCGGGGCGTTCGAGCGTGAGGGCCTGGCGGGGATCCTGCGCTTGATGCGCACCGAAAGCCGCGCCCGCGGCGCCACGCTGCTGGTGTTGGACGGATTGTTCGTGCTGGAGGATGCCAGCGTCAGCGAGGTCGCGTTCCGTCGCTTCGTTTACGATGTGACCATCTTCGCGCAGCTCACCGGCATGACTGTGCTGCTGTTGACCAACAGCAGACGCGGCGCGGGCTGCCCGGAGTACACCTTGGTCGATGGCTGGATCGAACTCGGCGCGGATCTGAAGGATCTTCGGACCTACCGCTACCTGCACGTGCACAAGTTTCGCGGCAGTGCCTTCAGCGAAGGCCGCCATATGCTCACCATTTCGCAGGCGGGGCTGCGCGTGCTGCCGCGCCTGGAAAGCGAACATCTTCCTCAGACGCCAGAGGATGCGCGCGATCCCCGCGAGCGCATGCGCTATGCCACCGGCATCGAGGGCCTCGACCGCATGTTCGGCGGGGGCATTCCGCAATACTCCACCACGCTGCTGGTGGGGCCGACCGGCATCGGTAAGACCGCCTTCGGACTGCATTTCATGAGCCAGTGCACCACCGAGGACCCGGGGCTGATCTTCAGTTTCTTCGAGAACGCGGTCGAGCTGTGCGAGAAGGCCGCAGACTTCGGCATCGACCTGGAACCGCTGCTCGCCAGCGGCGCTTTGTCTATACGCCGCGAGCCGTCGATCGAACGTCTGCTCGACGAGTTGGCTTACGACTTGCTGGAGGAGGTCCGCGGTCGCGGCGTGAAGCGGCTTTTCGTGGAGGGGGTGGAGGCGTTTCACCAAGCGGCGGTGTATCCGGAGCGCCTTGGGCGCTTTTTGACCGAGTTGACCACTCGGCTGCGGGCGGCCGGCGTGACGTCCATGTACACCCTTGAGGTCCCCGAACTCATGGGCGGCGAGCAGGCGATCAAGGTCGGGCCGGTGTCGGCGGTCGCACACAACATCGTGTTACTGCGTTACGTCGAACTGCAATCCGAGACGCGGCGCAGCATCGCGATCATGAAGGCGCGCGAAAGCCGCTTCGACGCGAAGATCCGCGAGTACCGCCTGACGGATGAGGGCATCCGCATCGAGTCGCCTTTTGCGCACCCGGAGGATGTCCTGACGGGGCATCCGCATCGGCGTCGGGGGCGCGAGT
- the thiO gene encoding glycine oxidase ThiO, producing the protein MRARGAASPRRTSGRIRPTNGRQGVRVGKSDVIVVGGGLIGLLTARELALGGVEVRVVERGQTGRESSWAGGGILSPLYPWRYPEAVTALAAWSQRHYPELCRALADETPTDPEWTQSGLLVLDAADEADAAAAWAARHGVAIERLAGEAVQAVEPALGTGARGVALWFPELAQVRNPRLVRAARQSLDARGMAVLEHTPVEGFVVADGRVTGVRTAQGVLAAERVVVAGGAWTAELLRATGYAPAVEPVKGQMILLKGPPGLVQRVVLSRDRYVIPRRDGHVLVGSTLESAGFDVQPSAEVAAELRREAARIVPALGELPLVHHWAGLRPGSPDGTPYIGEHPGVRGLYINAGHFRNGVVMGYASARLLSDLMLARPPVVDPQPYRPRAPG; encoded by the coding sequence ATGCGGGCGCGCGGGGCAGCCAGCCCGCGCAGGACGAGCGGTCGAATCCGGCCGACGAATGGTCGACAAGGGGTGCGGGTGGGCAAATCGGATGTCATCGTGGTCGGCGGCGGCCTCATCGGCTTGCTGACTGCGCGCGAGTTGGCCCTCGGCGGGGTCGAGGTACGGGTGGTCGAGCGCGGCCAGACTGGGCGCGAGTCCTCCTGGGCCGGGGGCGGCATCCTCTCGCCGCTGTATCCCTGGCGCTATCCCGAGGCGGTCACCGCACTGGCGGCATGGAGCCAGCGGCACTATCCCGAACTCTGCCGGGCGCTCGCCGACGAAACTCCCACCGACCCGGAGTGGACCCAGAGCGGCCTGCTGGTGCTGGACGCCGCCGACGAGGCCGACGCGGCTGCGGCGTGGGCCGCGCGCCACGGCGTCGCCATCGAGCGGCTGGCGGGCGAGGCCGTACAGGCGGTGGAGCCGGCGCTCGGCACAGGCGCGCGGGGCGTGGCGCTGTGGTTTCCCGAACTCGCCCAGGTGCGCAACCCGCGCCTGGTGCGCGCGGCCCGCCAAAGCCTGGATGCGCGGGGTATGGCGGTGCTCGAACACACGCCGGTGGAAGGCTTTGTCGTCGCGGACGGGCGCGTCACCGGCGTGCGCACCGCGCAGGGCGTGCTGGCCGCCGAGCGCGTGGTGGTGGCGGGCGGCGCGTGGACCGCCGAGCTGCTGCGCGCGACCGGCTACGCGCCCGCCGTGGAGCCGGTGAAAGGGCAGATGATCCTGCTGAAGGGGCCGCCGGGCTTGGTGCAGCGCGTCGTGCTCAGCCGCGACCGCTACGTGATTCCCCGGCGCGACGGTCACGTGCTGGTCGGCAGCACGCTCGAGTCGGCCGGATTCGACGTGCAGCCGTCGGCAGAGGTCGCGGCCGAACTGCGACGCGAGGCCGCGCGCATTGTGCCCGCGCTGGGCGAGCTGCCCCTGGTGCATCACTGGGCGGGGTTGCGGCCGGGTTCGCCGGACGGCACGCCCTACATCGGGGAACATCCGGGCGTGCGCGGCCTCTATATTAATGCCGGCCACTTTCGCAACGGCGTCGTGATGGGCTACGCCTCGGCGCGGTTGCTGTCCGACCTCATGCTGGCCCGCCCGCCGGTGGTGGATCCGCAGCCGTACCGGCCCCGGGCGCCGGGGTAG
- a CDS encoding GspH/FimT family pseudopilin, translating to MTRPTRTGGFTLVELMVALAVLGILAAIAAPSLGTFVVNQRVKTEAANLFADLNYARAEAIKRNGRVWVRPNDGNWENGWVIVADGATSYDSCRTTPNNTDCVRLKSAIEGLSITGPDLLIYERSGRLSTTGATIELCNTTGGAFQRTIRIDLSGRPNLALGDNCEASS from the coding sequence ATGACGCGCCCGACGCGCACCGGCGGCTTCACGCTCGTCGAGCTGATGGTGGCGCTCGCGGTGCTCGGGATCCTCGCCGCCATCGCCGCGCCCAGCCTCGGGACCTTCGTGGTCAACCAGCGTGTGAAGACCGAAGCGGCCAATTTGTTCGCGGACTTGAACTACGCCCGCGCGGAGGCCATCAAGCGCAACGGGCGCGTATGGGTGCGACCGAACGACGGGAACTGGGAGAACGGCTGGGTAATCGTTGCCGACGGCGCCACGAGCTACGACAGCTGCCGCACGACGCCCAACAACACCGACTGCGTCCGCCTGAAGTCGGCCATCGAGGGGCTGAGCATCACCGGCCCGGACTTACTGATTTACGAACGCAGTGGCCGGTTGAGCACCACCGGCGCCACCATCGAACTCTGCAACACCACCGGCGGTGCATTCCAGCGCACCATCCGCATCGACCTCAGCGGCCGACCCAACCTCGCCCTAGGCGACAACTGCGAGGCCAGCTCATGA
- a CDS encoding type IV pilin protein has translation MQAIRINHAARGFTLIELLIVLVVIGILAAVALPSYQRYVERSNASAAQQFLLDLASRQEQMLLDTRAYVGTVAALNTSVPSEVDPHYTIGITVPDTAPPRYTLLATPRGVMAGTSAISLDSNGNRRGCWPGWADVDTSGNAC, from the coding sequence ATGCAGGCTATCCGAATCAATCACGCGGCGCGGGGCTTCACCCTCATCGAACTGCTGATCGTGCTGGTCGTGATCGGCATCCTCGCAGCGGTCGCCCTGCCCTCTTACCAGCGCTACGTCGAGCGCAGCAACGCCTCGGCAGCGCAGCAGTTCCTGCTCGACCTCGCCAGCCGCCAGGAACAGATGCTGCTCGACACGCGGGCCTATGTCGGCACCGTGGCGGCCCTGAACACCAGCGTGCCGAGCGAGGTCGACCCGCACTACACCATCGGCATCACGGTGCCAGACACCGCCCCGCCGCGCTACACCCTGCTCGCCACCCCGCGCGGCGTCATGGCGGGCACCTCGGCCATCTCGCTCGACTCGAACGGTAACCGCCGCGGCTGCTGGCCGGGTTGGGCCGACGTCGACACCAGCGGGAACGCCTGCTGA